Proteins found in one Endomicrobiales bacterium genomic segment:
- the fabD gene encoding ACP S-malonyltransferase has product MKIGLIFPGQGSQYIGMAKELSENFQEAKAVLEVANASLGFDISKIMFEGPDDLLKQTRYTQPAIFTASVAAFSVFEKNFNLANHEIIVAGHSLGEYSALAASKVFSLKDGLKLVKARGEFIQNASIKNPGAMAAIMGLEKNKVLEICKNSSSFGVCEAVNFNCPGQIVIAGSKDAIENAVNLASSSGAMKAVVLNVSGPFHSVLMSEAAENMKAELGNYNLSNPLFPVVTNCDAQLTTTAQNIKEKLVLQINHPVLWEDSISLMISAGVNVFVELGPQRILSGLVKRISKAVKLLNVEDLKTLNKTIEELQKLN; this is encoded by the coding sequence ATGAAAATTGGTCTTATATTTCCAGGTCAGGGCTCACAATATATTGGAATGGCAAAAGAACTTTCTGAAAATTTTCAGGAAGCAAAAGCTGTATTAGAAGTCGCGAATGCATCGCTTGGCTTTGATATTTCAAAGATAATGTTTGAAGGCCCTGATGATTTGCTAAAACAAACACGCTACACTCAACCAGCGATATTTACTGCAAGCGTTGCCGCATTTTCTGTGTTTGAAAAAAACTTCAACCTTGCCAACCACGAAATTATTGTTGCTGGTCACTCTTTAGGTGAATACTCGGCACTTGCTGCTTCAAAAGTGTTTTCATTAAAAGACGGCTTAAAACTTGTAAAAGCCCGCGGTGAGTTTATTCAAAACGCATCAATAAAAAACCCAGGTGCAATGGCGGCAATAATGGGTCTTGAAAAGAATAAAGTGTTGGAAATTTGCAAAAACTCATCTTCTTTTGGAGTTTGTGAAGCCGTAAATTTTAACTGCCCTGGTCAAATTGTTATTGCTGGTTCCAAAGATGCAATTGAAAATGCTGTTAACCTGGCTTCCAGCTCTGGTGCTATGAAAGCTGTAGTTTTAAATGTATCCGGGCCGTTTCATAGTGTGCTTATGTCTGAGGCTGCAGAAAATATGAAAGCCGAACTTGGTAATTATAACCTTTCTAACCCGTTATTTCCGGTTGTAACAAATTGCGATGCGCAACTTACAACTACAGCACAAAACATTAAAGAAAAGTTGGTTCTGCAAATAAACCATCCCGTTCTTTGGGAAGATTCAATCTCTCTAATGATATCAGCAGGAGTAAATGTGTTTGTTGAACTTGGCCCGCAAAGGATTTTGTCGGGTTTGGTTAAACGCATATCAAAAGCAGTAAAACTGCTTAATGTTGAAGACCTTAAAACTTTAAATAAAACAATTGAAGAACTGCAAAAATTAAATTAA
- a CDS encoding ketoacyl-ACP synthase III, with protein sequence MGVKILGTGSFLPEKVLTNLELEKIVQTSDEWITTRTGIKERRIVDDSIATSDIAIKAAKKALEEANVAPQDLDAIIVATITPDMFFPSTACFVQKGLGATKAFAFDMSAACTGFIYGLGVAKGLIESGSYSKILLIGAETLSKITDWQDRNTCVLLGDGAGAIVLGATNQESNILSIYLGADGNYENLLKLPAGGSRNPTSQKTIDERLHYMKMEGREVFKVAVTKMAEAAKKALEIANLTANDISLLIPHQANLRIVEAIAKRMEFPLDKVFVNLQKYGNMSSATTIVALDEARKEGRLKQGDLVELVAFGGGFTWGAAVLRV encoded by the coding sequence ATTGGCGTGAAAATACTTGGTACTGGTTCGTTTTTGCCAGAGAAAGTTCTTACGAATTTAGAACTTGAAAAAATTGTTCAAACAAGCGATGAATGGATAACAACGCGCACAGGTATTAAAGAACGCAGAATAGTTGATGATTCTATTGCAACTTCAGACATCGCAATTAAAGCCGCAAAAAAGGCCTTAGAAGAGGCAAATGTTGCCCCGCAAGATTTAGACGCGATAATCGTTGCTACAATAACACCCGATATGTTTTTTCCATCAACTGCGTGTTTTGTTCAAAAAGGACTTGGGGCTACTAAAGCATTTGCATTTGATATGTCTGCGGCATGCACCGGGTTTATTTATGGTCTTGGGGTTGCAAAAGGGCTAATAGAGAGTGGTTCTTATTCAAAGATTTTGCTTATTGGCGCTGAAACACTTTCAAAAATAACAGATTGGCAAGATAGAAATACATGTGTGCTATTAGGTGATGGAGCTGGTGCCATTGTGCTTGGCGCAACCAATCAGGAATCAAATATTCTATCTATATACCTTGGTGCAGATGGCAACTACGAAAACCTCTTAAAACTTCCGGCAGGTGGCTCGCGCAACCCAACATCTCAAAAAACAATAGATGAACGCCTTCATTATATGAAAATGGAAGGGAGAGAAGTTTTTAAAGTAGCTGTAACAAAAATGGCTGAAGCCGCAAAAAAAGCGCTTGAAATAGCAAACTTAACTGCTAATGATATATCGCTTTTAATTCCTCATCAGGCAAATCTGCGAATAGTTGAAGCCATTGCTAAAAGAATGGAGTTCCCACTTGACAAAGTTTTTGTAAATCTGCAAAAATACGGTAATATGTCATCTGCAACCACAATAGTGGCTTTAGATGAGGCAAGAAAAGAAGGCCGTTTAAAACAGGGTGACCTGGTAGAACTTGTAGCATTTGGCGGCGGTTTTACATGGGGTGCCGCGGTACTAAGGGTTTGA
- the plsX gene encoding phosphate acyltransferase PlsX — MRLALDAMGGDNAPSVTVSGALLAAAQTNHEIILVGQEAVLKLELARHKKIPPNISIVNADEIITMDDHPAQAVRQKKNSSIVVAALLVAENKADAFFTAGNSGAAMAAAMIYLGRIEGISRPAITAILPTSCGQTVLIDVGANSDCKPKHLLEFALMGRIYTEKLFGIKNPTIGLLSIGEEETKGNELTIETYNTLKNSGMNFIGNIEGRDITAGKADVVVCDGFVGNVVLKFAEGISKMLLTLVKEELKSHPLAWISLPFIWAALKDLRKRVDYSEHGGAPLLGVNGACLIGHGRSNEKAIKNALINAGHYAELNVHKHIAEEIKKFTLDDTNE; from the coding sequence ATGCGTCTTGCCCTTGATGCAATGGGTGGCGACAATGCTCCTTCCGTAACAGTTTCTGGCGCACTTTTGGCTGCTGCGCAAACAAACCACGAGATAATTCTTGTTGGCCAAGAAGCTGTACTTAAGTTAGAGCTTGCACGCCATAAAAAAATACCACCCAATATATCTATAGTAAATGCCGACGAAATAATAACAATGGATGATCATCCTGCCCAAGCCGTACGGCAGAAAAAAAACTCATCTATAGTTGTTGCAGCTTTGCTTGTAGCGGAAAACAAAGCCGATGCATTTTTTACAGCTGGCAACTCTGGTGCGGCAATGGCCGCCGCAATGATTTACCTTGGAAGAATTGAGGGTATAAGCAGGCCAGCTATAACTGCAATTTTACCAACATCTTGCGGGCAAACAGTACTAATTGATGTTGGTGCAAACTCCGACTGCAAGCCAAAACATCTATTAGAGTTCGCACTCATGGGCAGAATTTATACTGAAAAATTATTTGGAATTAAAAACCCGACAATCGGTTTACTTTCAATAGGTGAAGAGGAAACCAAAGGCAATGAACTCACCATTGAAACATACAATACATTAAAAAATTCCGGAATGAATTTTATTGGTAACATTGAGGGGCGAGACATTACAGCAGGTAAAGCCGATGTTGTTGTTTGTGATGGTTTTGTAGGAAATGTGGTTCTCAAATTTGCTGAAGGTATATCAAAAATGCTGCTGACACTAGTAAAGGAAGAGTTAAAATCACACCCTCTTGCATGGATATCTTTACCGTTCATATGGGCAGCATTAAAAGATTTGCGTAAACGCGTTGATTACTCTGAGCATGGTGGGGCGCCTTTACTTGGTGTTAATGGGGCGTGTTTAATTGGCCATGGAAGATCAAATGAAAAAGCTATTAAAAATGCTTTAATTAACGCTGGTCATTATGCTGAGTTAAATGTGCACAAACACATAGCAGAAGAGATTAAAAAATTCACATTGGATGACACGAATGAATAA
- the rpmF gene encoding 50S ribosomal protein L32 — translation MPNPKKKHSQSRRDSRRASNWTIKAENSSKCPNCGAAKLPHRICKACGFYNGELIVPKKEKKKTAEQKKESEQTTEGKK, via the coding sequence GTGCCAAATCCAAAAAAGAAACATTCCCAAAGTAGAAGAGATAGCCGCAGAGCATCAAACTGGACAATTAAAGCTGAAAATTCATCAAAGTGTCCAAACTGTGGTGCCGCAAAACTACCGCATAGAATTTGTAAGGCATGTGGTTTTTACAACGGTGAACTGATAGTTCCTAAAAAAGAAAAGAAAAAAACTGCCGAGCAAAAAAAAGAAAGCGAACAAACAACAGAAGGTAAAAAGTAA
- a CDS encoding DUF177 domain-containing protein, giving the protein MKDIILKTENIKKQGTLHGSSEGLVFENVGELVKAQNIGVNYTANFIDGGFTINYAISGVINAVCARCLEEFKLPINLSDVKFYPVETQEINVSEQLREDIILFIPQNTLCKNDCLGLCQVCGVSKNKESCTCSDNKPIDTRWSKLKNLLK; this is encoded by the coding sequence ATGAAAGATATAATTCTCAAAACAGAAAACATAAAAAAACAAGGCACTTTGCATGGCAGCAGTGAAGGCCTTGTTTTTGAAAATGTTGGTGAGCTTGTAAAAGCCCAAAACATTGGGGTTAATTATACAGCTAATTTTATTGATGGTGGCTTTACTATTAATTATGCTATCTCTGGCGTTATCAATGCTGTATGTGCTAGATGTCTTGAAGAGTTTAAGCTTCCAATTAATCTTTCCGATGTTAAGTTTTACCCAGTTGAAACACAAGAAATTAATGTGTCCGAACAGCTGAGGGAAGATATAATTTTATTTATTCCCCAAAACACTCTTTGTAAAAATGATTGCCTTGGCCTTTGTCAGGTTTGCGGAGTGTCAAAAAACAAAGAAAGTTGCACTTGCAGTGACAATAAACCTATTGACACTCGCTGGAGCAAACTAAAAAATCTATTAAAATAA
- a CDS encoding acetate kinase, translating to MKALVINSGSSSLKYTLFDVEKELQLANGIIECIGTQEATFKHQFANEQDCKEPCKANSHHEAIKLVLDKLLDKKYNLIKSKDEISVIGHRVVHGGEKFSDSILINNSVIDDIDKCSALAPLHNPKNIEGIIACGNVLPGVSQVAVFDTAFHQSIPQCAYMYGLPYDYYKNYKIRKYGFHGTSHKYVAQRAAIMLKKPLNELKIITCHLGNGCSISAIENGKSVDTSMGFTPLEGVVMGTRCGDIDPAIVTHLVENESIPLKEINSILNNKSGLLGLTGFTNDMRTILKGANCGNERAKMAIDVYCYRIKKYISSYLGVLNSADAIVFTAGVGENNPIVRSLCCEKMHNLGIELDNNANNILSQKEREVSAPTSKVKVLVIPTNEELMIAREAVRVLTNA from the coding sequence TTGAAAGCACTCGTAATTAACTCCGGCTCATCTTCATTAAAATACACTCTCTTTGATGTAGAAAAAGAACTCCAACTCGCAAACGGTATAATTGAGTGCATTGGCACGCAAGAGGCCACATTTAAGCACCAGTTCGCAAACGAGCAAGATTGCAAAGAACCTTGTAAAGCAAACTCTCACCATGAAGCAATAAAACTTGTTTTAGATAAATTGCTTGATAAAAAATACAACTTAATAAAATCTAAAGATGAAATTTCTGTTATTGGTCACCGCGTGGTACATGGGGGAGAAAAGTTTTCAGATTCTATTTTAATAAACAACTCCGTAATTGACGATATAGACAAGTGTTCAGCACTTGCGCCATTACACAATCCTAAAAACATTGAAGGCATTATTGCATGTGGCAATGTTTTACCAGGTGTTTCTCAAGTTGCTGTTTTTGACACCGCATTTCACCAAAGCATACCTCAATGCGCATACATGTATGGCTTGCCTTACGACTACTATAAAAATTACAAAATTCGCAAATATGGTTTTCATGGCACATCTCATAAGTATGTAGCGCAACGCGCTGCAATTATGCTTAAAAAACCTTTAAATGAGCTAAAAATAATTACCTGCCACCTTGGTAATGGATGCAGCATTAGCGCTATTGAAAACGGCAAATCAGTTGACACTTCAATGGGTTTTACCCCGCTAGAAGGGGTTGTTATGGGCACTCGCTGTGGCGACATTGACCCTGCAATAGTAACACACCTGGTTGAAAATGAGTCAATACCACTTAAAGAAATAAATTCAATTCTTAACAATAAAAGTGGTCTACTCGGTCTCACTGGGTTTACCAATGACATGAGAACAATATTAAAGGGAGCCAATTGCGGTAATGAAAGGGCAAAAATGGCAATAGATGTTTACTGCTACAGAATTAAAAAATACATATCCTCATATCTTGGTGTTTTAAACTCTGCGGATGCTATTGTGTTTACAGCCGGAGTGGGTGAAAATAACCCAATAGTCAGAAGTTTGTGTTGTGAAAAAATGCACAATCTTGGTATTGAACTTGATAATAACGCCAACAATATATTATCACAAAAAGAAAGGGAAGTGTCAGCACCAACATCGAAGGTAAAAGTTCTTGTAATTCCAACTAATGAAGAGCTTATGATAGCTCGTGAAGCTGTTCGCGTATTGACAAATGCATAA
- the ndk gene encoding nucleoside-diphosphate kinase — protein MFEPELCNRFENRGEIDGGSFDAKTAANGNSIGKDFADKNVPNLLTNSEPYCKIRVERSCLIVKPDGVCKNICGQIFATLQNNNLKLIALKMLKPSKEVIEQFYSIHIGKPFFEKLISFMLKAPIIVSVWEGENAVAKIRQLIGATNSADAAPGTLRAKYGTDNRRNVVHASDSTASADIEIKHFFADHEIFHYSQDAWKED, from the coding sequence ATGTTTGAACCCGAACTTTGCAATAGGTTTGAGAACAGAGGCGAAATAGACGGAGGCAGTTTTGACGCAAAAACTGCAGCTAATGGTAATTCCATTGGCAAAGATTTTGCGGATAAAAATGTCCCGAATCTTTTGACGAATTCCGAACCCTATTGCAAAATTCGGGTTGAACGCTCTTGCCTAATAGTAAAGCCAGACGGTGTTTGTAAAAATATTTGTGGGCAGATATTTGCCACTTTGCAAAACAACAACCTTAAATTGATTGCGCTTAAAATGCTAAAACCAAGCAAAGAGGTTATTGAACAATTTTACAGCATCCATATCGGTAAGCCATTTTTTGAAAAACTAATTTCTTTTATGCTTAAAGCTCCAATTATTGTTTCTGTTTGGGAAGGTGAAAATGCCGTTGCAAAAATAAGACAACTTATAGGTGCAACAAACTCTGCAGATGCAGCACCCGGAACTTTAAGAGCAAAGTATGGAACGGATAATCGCAGGAATGTAGTTCACGCATCAGATTCTACTGCTTCAGCCGATATAGAAATTAAGCATTTTTTTGCGGATCACGAAATTTTTCATTATTCGCAAGATGCATGGAAAGAGGATTAA
- a CDS encoding isocitrate/isopropylmalate dehydrogenase family protein yields MKNYNVSLIPGDGIGPEISNITIKVVEATGIKINWEVVEAGADVMGKYGTPLPESTLNSIRKNKVGLKGPITTPIGTGFRSVNVAIRKELDLYCCLRPCKTFKGLKTSFENINLVIVRENTEDLYAGVEFPADSKEAKQITALDPKKIREHSAISIKPISVFGSERIARFAFDYAIKNNRKKVTAVTKANIMKFTDGLFLETARKVAKEYEGKVEYEERLIDNMCMQLVQKPQLYDMLLLPNLYGDIASDLCAGLIGGLGLAPGANFGTDCAVFEAVHGSAPKYKGLNKVNPTALILSAALMLKHLGEDIAAISVENAVAAIIKEGKTLTYDIGGSAGTKEFGNALIENVKRNMNV; encoded by the coding sequence ATGAAAAATTACAATGTGTCGTTAATTCCGGGAGATGGAATCGGCCCAGAAATTTCAAATATTACAATAAAAGTTGTTGAGGCCACAGGTATAAAAATCAACTGGGAAGTAGTTGAAGCAGGCGCCGATGTTATGGGTAAATACGGCACACCATTGCCAGAATCAACACTAAACTCAATTCGCAAAAACAAAGTTGGCTTAAAAGGGCCAATTACAACACCTATTGGTACTGGTTTCCGCTCTGTTAATGTGGCTATTAGAAAGGAGTTAGACCTTTATTGTTGCCTTCGCCCATGCAAAACATTTAAAGGTTTAAAAACCAGTTTTGAAAATATCAATCTCGTAATCGTTAGAGAAAATACTGAAGATCTTTACGCCGGCGTAGAGTTTCCTGCAGATAGCAAAGAAGCAAAACAAATAACAGCATTAGACCCTAAAAAAATACGCGAACACTCCGCAATATCAATTAAACCAATTTCTGTATTTGGCTCAGAAAGAATAGCACGCTTTGCGTTTGACTACGCCATAAAAAACAATCGCAAAAAAGTAACCGCCGTAACAAAAGCAAATATCATGAAGTTTACAGACGGGCTATTTCTTGAAACTGCGCGCAAAGTTGCAAAAGAATATGAAGGGAAAGTTGAATATGAAGAAAGGTTAATTGACAATATGTGTATGCAGTTAGTTCAAAAGCCACAACTATATGACATGCTTTTACTTCCAAATCTTTATGGTGACATCGCTTCGGACCTTTGCGCCGGGTTAATAGGTGGGCTGGGGCTTGCCCCCGGGGCTAATTTTGGCACTGATTGTGCGGTTTTTGAAGCAGTTCATGGATCTGCACCAAAATATAAAGGTTTAAACAAAGTAAACCCCACGGCGTTAATACTTTCCGCGGCATTAATGCTTAAACACCTCGGCGAGGATATTGCCGCAATAAGTGTTGAAAATGCCGTTGCTGCTATAATTAAAGAAGGCAAAACATTAACTTACGATATTGGTGGTTCAGCTGGAACAAAAGAGTTTGGGAATGCCTTAATTGAAAACGTAAAGAGAAATATGAATGTTTGA
- a CDS encoding glycosyltransferase family 4 protein, protein MRKIKVCHIITQLELGGAQLATLHTVSKLNKDIFEVSLISGIGGILDETAKQIPDIKNYFVKELVRQISPLNDIICTYKLWRLLKFIKPEVVHTNSSKAGILGRIAAKLACVPVTIHTFHGFGFNDYEGKLKKTIFLMSEKLIAPITDKFIAVSNDNISTAIAKHIGKKDKYVLIRCGIKTSRYFENKADVEALKKSLNIPANKSVITTIGPFKPQKNLLDYIRVASEVLWKNANCIFLVVGDGKGRCELEMEIKALALENKVLLLGWRKDIPDILAMTNIFVMTSLWEGLPRTILEAMCSSKPVVANAVDGVREIVYEGETGFQITPRDVSTMAEKILYLLNNAEVALRFGQSARNKMTKEFDIDYMVIQQEQLYKGLTSTL, encoded by the coding sequence ATGCGTAAAATAAAAGTTTGCCATATAATTACCCAGCTTGAACTTGGCGGTGCGCAGCTGGCAACACTGCATACCGTTAGTAAATTAAATAAAGATATATTTGAGGTTTCTTTAATTAGCGGCATTGGTGGAATTCTTGATGAAACAGCAAAGCAAATCCCCGACATTAAGAATTATTTTGTAAAAGAACTTGTGCGTCAAATTTCGCCACTTAACGACATAATTTGCACTTATAAACTTTGGAGGTTATTGAAATTTATCAAACCAGAAGTTGTGCATACGAATTCATCAAAGGCGGGTATTTTAGGTAGAATTGCGGCAAAGCTGGCCTGCGTGCCCGTAACAATTCATACATTCCACGGTTTTGGTTTTAACGATTACGAAGGGAAACTCAAAAAAACCATATTTCTAATGTCGGAAAAACTCATAGCGCCAATAACTGATAAGTTTATTGCGGTATCAAATGACAATATATCAACAGCTATTGCAAAACATATAGGCAAAAAAGATAAATATGTGTTAATCAGATGCGGTATTAAAACAAGCAGGTATTTTGAAAATAAAGCCGATGTTGAAGCATTAAAGAAATCTTTAAACATACCTGCCAATAAAAGTGTTATTACAACCATCGGGCCGTTTAAACCGCAAAAAAATCTGCTTGATTACATTAGAGTTGCTTCCGAGGTTTTATGGAAAAACGCAAACTGTATTTTTTTAGTTGTTGGTGATGGTAAAGGGCGGTGCGAGTTAGAAATGGAAATAAAAGCCCTCGCTTTAGAAAACAAAGTGTTACTGCTTGGTTGGAGAAAAGACATACCTGATATTCTTGCAATGACCAATATTTTTGTTATGACATCATTATGGGAAGGGTTGCCAAGGACAATTTTAGAAGCAATGTGTTCTTCAAAACCTGTTGTTGCAAATGCTGTTGATGGAGTGCGTGAAATAGTATATGAAGGCGAAACCGGTTTCCAAATTACTCCGCGTGATGTAAGCACAATGGCTGAAAAAATACTTTATCTTCTAAATAACGCTGAAGTTGCTTTAAGGTTTGGACAAAGCGCAAGAAATAAAATGACAAAAGAATTTGATATTGATTATATGGTTATCCAACAAGAACAATTATACAAAGGACTTACCAGTACTCTATAA
- a CDS encoding NAD(P)-binding protein yields the protein MSDVLIIGGGITGLACAKFSKLSYKLFEREATLGGLCRSVEVDGFTFDYSGHFIHLRNLYVKNLLSSMLGSNFVQIKRNSAIYTHKSWVPFPFQANLYYLPQNIKDECVKEFLRKPSLKKTKEFPDLLSWSVATFGRGITKYFMQPYNEKLWTIKANKLSTQWVAPFVPNPSKDEIIQSASTPRNKDFGYNVHFNYPKKGGCQYLIDCFSKKLENIATGISVKTVDLKAKTITDSNGKVHSYKYLISTQPLPELLKSIKGNYERKAKDLSGKLKWNSVMCVNIGIKRNKPNKPFANAQHWVYFPENKYPFYRVGVYSNVTKNCAPDGCAAIYVELSRKPKTKVNKPKILKEIIAGLIDAGITMVSDKIETLNFLDMPYAYVTYDWQRPVLLKKINELLNKNGVYSIGRYGAWKYSFVEESISDAKALMESLE from the coding sequence ATGAGTGATGTTTTAATAATTGGTGGCGGAATTACAGGCCTTGCCTGCGCCAAGTTTTCAAAACTTTCTTACAAACTCTTTGAGCGCGAAGCTACATTAGGTGGGCTTTGCCGTTCTGTTGAAGTTGATGGTTTTACTTTTGACTACTCAGGTCATTTTATTCATTTAAGAAACCTTTATGTAAAAAATTTGCTTTCAAGTATGCTTGGTAGTAACTTTGTGCAAATTAAGAGAAATTCGGCAATCTACACGCATAAATCATGGGTACCATTTCCTTTTCAGGCAAACCTATACTATTTGCCGCAAAACATCAAAGATGAATGTGTAAAAGAGTTCCTACGCAAACCATCACTTAAAAAAACAAAAGAGTTTCCTGATTTATTAAGCTGGTCTGTTGCAACATTCGGTCGCGGTATAACGAAGTATTTTATGCAGCCATACAATGAAAAACTTTGGACAATTAAAGCTAATAAGCTTTCAACACAGTGGGTGGCTCCATTTGTTCCAAACCCAAGCAAAGACGAAATTATTCAAAGCGCATCAACTCCCAGAAACAAAGACTTTGGCTACAATGTTCACTTTAACTACCCCAAAAAAGGTGGATGCCAGTATTTAATAGATTGTTTCTCAAAAAAACTTGAAAATATCGCTACTGGTATAAGTGTAAAAACAGTTGATTTAAAAGCTAAAACCATAACGGACTCAAATGGTAAAGTTCATTCATATAAATATCTTATATCAACACAGCCGCTACCCGAACTTTTAAAGTCAATAAAAGGCAACTATGAGCGAAAAGCAAAAGATTTATCTGGTAAATTAAAATGGAATTCCGTAATGTGCGTAAATATTGGTATCAAAAGAAACAAGCCTAACAAACCCTTTGCTAATGCTCAGCACTGGGTTTACTTTCCTGAAAACAAATATCCATTTTACAGGGTTGGTGTTTATTCAAATGTTACAAAGAATTGCGCTCCCGATGGGTGTGCTGCTATTTATGTAGAGTTGAGCCGTAAACCAAAAACTAAAGTTAATAAACCAAAAATCTTAAAAGAAATTATTGCTGGTCTAATTGATGCTGGTATAACAATGGTATCAGATAAAATTGAAACGCTAAATTTTCTTGATATGCCGTATGCTTATGTAACTTATGATTGGCAAAGGCCGGTGCTTTTGAAAAAAATCAATGAACTGCTTAATAAAAATGGTGTTTATTCAATTGGCAGATATGGCGCTTGGAAGTACTCTTTTGTTGAAGAATCTATTAGCGATGCAAAAGCGCTTATGGAGAGTTTAGAGTAA
- a CDS encoding undecaprenyl/decaprenyl-phosphate alpha-N-acetylglucosaminyl 1-phosphate transferase: MKDFINSYPFLIYFVTFIIALVSSSILTPIFRLVAIKLNILDCPHSQIKTHKKPTPYLGGLAIWSGWVIALFVVRLFTHFPNGTLVNLRGIITGSLIVLILGLIDDIVPKGIGFKWKFVFQITAAIALLFFDIRIHFVSPYIIAAAFTIFWVVAITNALNIIDIMDGLSSGVVFIASMAFLLISMRGEAIYVNFCAAALAGGTLGFIPYNFSNKFKIFMGDTGSLTSGFILAAIAMGTSYTKLNDLALIAPLLILIIPIYDTILVSLIRWQKGKSPFLGSKDHFALRLEKMGFLRRTIIFLTYIMAIVVSIGAYLITRSNISNAIMLLCVLAFIIFLITNRINKVKIE, from the coding sequence ATGAAGGATTTCATAAATTCATATCCGTTTTTGATATATTTTGTAACCTTCATTATAGCTCTTGTCAGTTCCTCTATACTAACCCCAATATTTCGCTTAGTGGCAATAAAATTAAACATTTTAGATTGCCCACACTCACAGATAAAAACACACAAAAAACCAACGCCTTACCTTGGCGGCCTTGCAATATGGTCTGGATGGGTAATTGCACTGTTCGTAGTGAGGTTGTTTACACATTTTCCTAATGGTACACTAGTAAACCTGCGTGGTATCATTACAGGGTCTCTCATTGTGCTCATTCTTGGCCTAATTGACGATATTGTGCCAAAGGGGATTGGTTTTAAGTGGAAATTTGTTTTTCAGATTACGGCCGCCATAGCGCTTTTGTTTTTTGATATACGCATACACTTTGTTTCGCCATATATAATTGCAGCGGCATTTACGATATTTTGGGTTGTAGCTATAACAAATGCCTTAAATATAATTGACATTATGGACGGCCTATCAAGCGGAGTTGTTTTTATTGCAAGTATGGCATTTTTGCTTATTTCTATGCGCGGCGAGGCAATATATGTAAACTTCTGCGCCGCGGCTCTTGCAGGCGGCACACTTGGTTTTATACCCTATAATTTTTCAAACAAATTTAAGATATTTATGGGTGATACTGGTAGCTTAACATCCGGTTTTATTTTGGCTGCAATAGCAATGGGCACATCTTATACAAAATTAAATGATTTGGCCTTAATTGCACCTTTACTAATTTTGATTATCCCAATTTATGACACAATTTTAGTTTCTTTGATCCGCTGGCAAAAGGGGAAGTCGCCATTTCTTGGCAGTAAAGACCACTTTGCTTTACGTTTAGAAAAAATGGGATTCTTGAGAAGAACTATCATATTTTTAACATATATTATGGCGATTGTTGTTTCAATTGGGGCATATCTGATAACCCGCTCTAACATAAGCAATGCAATTATGTTGCTTTGTGTTTTAGCTTTTATTATTTTTTTAATTACTAACCGGATAAACAAGGTAAAAATTGAATGA